In a single window of the Terriglobus roseus genome:
- a CDS encoding MFS transporter, giving the protein MSTLESTRDTYLETRTSNVRWMVCMMLFVATTINYMDRQVIGILKPTLMHDIGLTEQNYGYIIACFQVAYALGLLAAGRLVDKLGTRLGYALIMGIWSLAGMAHALVTTAFGFATARFALGLGEAGNFPAAIKTVADWFPKKDRSFATGLFNAGTTTGAMVAPFFVPWITLRYGWHAAFLVTGLLGAPWIIWWYTSYRTPAAHKTVSRAELHYIQSDEEAPTEGGAQPRWLQLLAFKQTWACSAARFLTDSIWWFYLFWMPGFLDAQYHLGLSHMGAPLMIIYGASAVGGIAGGWIPKIFVKSGMREGNARLLSMFICALFSLPMLFASHMTTITGSILVLSLAVSGHQGWSANMYTTVSDIFPPRAVGSVTGITAMAGSVGGVLLSLEAGHILQLTGSYTSLFVLAGSVYMIAWVILRLFAGGLQRVNLEA; this is encoded by the coding sequence GTGAGCACCCTCGAATCGACACGCGATACGTATCTAGAGACGCGCACCAGCAACGTTCGGTGGATGGTGTGCATGATGCTGTTCGTCGCCACCACCATCAACTACATGGACCGCCAGGTCATCGGCATCCTCAAGCCCACGCTGATGCATGACATCGGCCTGACCGAGCAGAACTACGGCTACATCATTGCCTGCTTCCAGGTCGCCTATGCGTTGGGACTGCTCGCCGCCGGCAGACTTGTAGACAAGCTGGGTACGCGCCTCGGCTATGCGCTGATCATGGGCATCTGGAGCCTGGCCGGCATGGCGCACGCACTTGTGACCACGGCGTTCGGTTTTGCCACCGCACGCTTCGCGCTGGGCCTGGGTGAGGCCGGCAACTTCCCCGCTGCCATCAAGACTGTCGCTGACTGGTTCCCGAAAAAAGATCGTTCGTTCGCAACGGGTCTCTTCAACGCGGGCACCACGACCGGCGCCATGGTGGCACCCTTCTTCGTGCCGTGGATCACGCTGCGTTACGGCTGGCATGCTGCTTTCCTGGTGACCGGCCTGCTGGGCGCGCCGTGGATCATCTGGTGGTACACGAGTTACCGCACACCGGCTGCACACAAAACAGTTTCGCGCGCCGAGCTGCACTACATTCAGTCCGACGAAGAAGCGCCGACCGAAGGCGGAGCACAACCCCGCTGGTTGCAGCTGCTGGCGTTCAAGCAGACGTGGGCGTGCTCTGCCGCACGCTTCCTGACCGATTCCATCTGGTGGTTCTATCTCTTCTGGATGCCGGGCTTCCTGGATGCGCAATATCACCTGGGCCTGTCGCACATGGGTGCGCCGCTGATGATCATCTATGGCGCATCGGCCGTGGGCGGCATCGCCGGTGGATGGATCCCGAAGATCTTCGTGAAGAGCGGCATGCGCGAGGGCAATGCGCGCCTGTTGTCGATGTTTATCTGCGCCCTGTTTTCGCTGCCCATGCTCTTCGCCAGCCACATGACGACGATCACCGGCTCCATCCTGGTTTTGAGCCTTGCGGTCTCGGGCCACCAGGGTTGGTCGGCAAATATGTACACCACCGTCTCTGACATCTTTCCGCCGCGCGCGGTGGGCAGCGTCACCGGCATCACCGCCATGGCAGGATCGGTTGGCGGCGTTCTTCTGTCGCTGGAAGCAGGACACATCCTGCAGTTGACCGGCAGCTACACGTCGCTGTTCGTCCTGGCCGGCAGCGTTTACATGATCGCCTGGGTCATCCTGCGCCTGTTCGCGGGTGGTCTGCAGCGCGTCAATCTGGAGGCATAA
- a CDS encoding FadR/GntR family transcriptional regulator yields the protein MPSLQIASTGEDRQMTMRVVERIRTLLEDGTLQPGDKLPPEREFARTLGISRSSLRAGIGYLAAMGLLQVRHGVGAFLSESPTQFGAASLPFLDALHGYEMGQLFEARRVLEGHLAALAADRISERHLAQMAEELEEMDATVDTPQDYLIHDVRFHRIIAQAAGNSILAAIMESLTGALYAARRANAEQTVDLALTTALHRGVYRAIRSGNARAARAAMERHLMEAEDAQKKEATAPVRIKPAVAAKKTAKTTRALAKSKEPAK from the coding sequence ATGCCCAGCCTCCAGATTGCAAGTACCGGGGAAGACCGCCAAATGACCATGCGCGTCGTCGAGCGGATTCGAACCCTGCTGGAAGACGGCACGTTACAGCCGGGCGACAAGCTGCCGCCGGAACGTGAATTCGCCAGGACGCTCGGTATCAGCCGCAGCAGCCTGCGCGCGGGGATCGGCTACCTGGCGGCCATGGGCCTCTTGCAGGTGCGGCATGGCGTTGGAGCGTTCCTGTCGGAGTCGCCGACCCAGTTCGGCGCAGCATCCCTGCCGTTTCTGGATGCGCTTCACGGGTACGAGATGGGGCAGCTCTTCGAAGCGCGCCGCGTGCTGGAGGGCCACCTGGCCGCGCTGGCCGCGGACCGCATCAGCGAGCGGCACCTGGCGCAGATGGCAGAAGAGCTTGAGGAGATGGACGCGACTGTCGATACGCCGCAGGACTATCTGATCCACGACGTCCGCTTTCATCGCATCATCGCGCAGGCCGCAGGAAACAGCATCCTCGCGGCCATCATGGAGAGCCTCACCGGCGCGCTGTATGCCGCTCGCCGCGCGAACGCCGAACAGACGGTTGATCTGGCACTCACCACCGCGCTGCACCGCGGGGTCTATCGCGCCATCCGGTCCGGCAACGCCCGCGCCGCGCGTGCTGCCATGGAGCGGCATTTGATGGAAGCGGAGGATGCCCAGAAAAAGGAAGCCACGGCGCCGGTGCGGATCAAGCCGGCAGTTGCTGCAAAAAAGACGGCGAAGACGACGCGGGCTCTGGCAAAGTCCAAAGAGCCTGCGAAGTAA
- a CDS encoding lactate racemase domain-containing protein, with product MAWFKVEAPHVSDAQIKEACDKLLSEARTRINKDLKRVLLLPPDLTRAHSGSGWITEYLYNALPDAHVEVIPTLGQHVPHTEAENKWMFGSIPEERIFPHDWRNGCTHVATIPASLVKETTDGAADWDIPVDLNSKLMDEQWDLIINVGHVVPHEVLGFANHNKNYYIGLGGKDTICASHIAAAVYGIENNLGCLVTPLRACYNWSEDEHLKHLPDVYLQIVMQRDAENKLVTSGIFVGDDLDTYLQAAKRSRDQNITLFDKPLKKVVAVMQADEFRATWVANKAVYRTRMAIADGGELLILAPGVERFGEQPEVDALIRKYGYKGTPRTLALYKTEADMQEIPHGVAHLIHGSSEGRFTITYAPGHLTKEEIEQVGYQYADIHEMTKRYDPAVMKEGWNTMPDGEEVFYISTPSAGLWSTKEKLDNPSRKDLSREQVAAGDVV from the coding sequence GTGGCCTGGTTCAAGGTAGAAGCACCGCACGTATCGGATGCGCAGATCAAGGAAGCCTGCGACAAGCTATTGAGCGAAGCGCGTACGCGTATCAACAAGGACCTGAAGCGTGTTCTGCTGCTGCCGCCTGACCTGACGCGCGCGCACAGCGGCAGCGGATGGATCACCGAATATCTCTACAACGCTCTGCCGGATGCGCACGTGGAGGTGATTCCGACGCTGGGTCAGCACGTGCCGCACACCGAAGCCGAGAACAAGTGGATGTTCGGCTCGATTCCCGAAGAGCGCATCTTCCCGCACGACTGGCGCAACGGCTGCACGCACGTCGCAACCATCCCCGCCTCGCTCGTGAAAGAGACGACGGACGGCGCCGCGGACTGGGACATCCCCGTCGACCTGAACAGCAAGCTCATGGATGAGCAGTGGGACCTGATCATCAACGTGGGTCACGTGGTGCCGCATGAAGTGCTTGGCTTCGCGAACCACAACAAGAACTACTACATCGGTCTGGGCGGCAAGGACACCATCTGCGCGTCGCACATTGCGGCCGCCGTCTATGGCATTGAGAACAATCTCGGCTGCCTGGTGACACCGCTGCGCGCCTGCTACAACTGGAGCGAAGACGAGCACCTGAAGCACCTGCCCGATGTGTACCTGCAGATCGTCATGCAGCGCGATGCGGAGAACAAGCTGGTCACCAGCGGCATCTTCGTCGGCGACGATCTGGACACGTATCTGCAGGCTGCCAAGCGAAGCCGCGACCAGAACATCACACTCTTCGACAAGCCGCTGAAGAAGGTTGTCGCCGTCATGCAGGCCGACGAGTTCCGCGCAACATGGGTAGCCAACAAGGCCGTCTACCGCACACGTATGGCGATCGCCGATGGAGGCGAACTGCTGATCCTTGCGCCGGGCGTCGAGCGCTTCGGCGAGCAGCCGGAAGTGGATGCACTGATCCGCAAGTACGGCTACAAGGGAACACCGCGCACGCTGGCTCTCTACAAAACAGAAGCCGACATGCAGGAGATTCCGCACGGCGTGGCGCACCTGATCCACGGCAGCAGCGAAGGCCGCTTCACCATCACCTACGCTCCCGGGCACCTGACGAAGGAAGAGATCGAGCAGGTGGGGTACCAGTACGCGGACATCCATGAGATGACGAAGCGCTACGATCCCGCCGTAATGAAGGAAGGCTGGAACACCATGCCTGACGGCGAAGAGGTCTTTTACATCAGCACGCCCTCCGCCGGCCTGTGGTCCACGAAGGAAAAGCTCGACAACCCATCACGCAAGGACCTGTCGCGTGAGCAGGTTGCCGCAGGGGATGTGGTCTAG
- a CDS encoding SDR family NAD(P)-dependent oxidoreductase has product MKHPLSLEGRVAVVIGGTSGIGRAMSLGLAKAGADVVSTGRRVEQVNEVAAEIEAIGRKTLRQPTDQTHRDQIEALLTACVEQFGKVDILVNCAGKIKRTPTLTVSEEEWTDIIDTNLTGMLRCCQVFGKHMIDQQYGRIINIASLNSYVALNEVAAYAASKAGVLSLIRSLAVEWSKHGVNVNGIAPGVFRTELNAALLDGSPRGQELRMRTPMNRFGKTEELVGAAIYLASDAASFTNGHTIVVDGGFLASGVNQ; this is encoded by the coding sequence GTGAAGCATCCCCTGAGTTTGGAAGGCCGCGTAGCGGTCGTGATCGGCGGCACCAGCGGCATCGGCCGCGCCATGAGCCTTGGTCTGGCGAAGGCCGGCGCAGATGTTGTGAGCACTGGCCGCCGCGTCGAGCAGGTCAACGAAGTCGCCGCAGAGATCGAGGCAATCGGCCGCAAGACCCTGCGCCAGCCCACCGACCAGACGCACCGCGACCAGATTGAAGCCCTGCTGACGGCCTGCGTTGAGCAGTTCGGTAAAGTCGACATCCTCGTGAACTGCGCCGGCAAGATCAAGCGCACGCCCACGCTCACCGTCTCCGAAGAAGAGTGGACGGACATCATCGATACCAACCTGACCGGCATGCTCCGCTGCTGCCAGGTCTTTGGCAAGCACATGATCGACCAGCAGTACGGCCGCATCATCAATATCGCGTCGCTGAACAGCTACGTGGCGTTGAATGAAGTTGCTGCCTATGCCGCCAGCAAGGCCGGCGTGCTGTCGCTGATCCGTTCGCTTGCGGTGGAGTGGTCGAAGCATGGTGTGAACGTGAACGGCATTGCTCCCGGCGTCTTCCGTACCGAGTTGAATGCGGCGCTGCTGGACGGTTCGCCCCGCGGGCAGGAACTGCGCATGCGCACCCCGATGAACCGGTTTGGCAAAACAGAAGAACTTGTGGGCGCGGCCATTTACCTGGCGAGCGACGCAGCATCGTTTACCAATGGGCACACGATCGTTGTCGATGGCGGATTCCTCGCGAGTGGCGTGAACCAGTAG
- the larE gene encoding ATP-dependent sacrificial sulfur transferase LarE: MASHDNSQLELHRTALQQELRRYDRLAVAYSGGVDSAYLAWEACQVLGDRMLAVIADSPSLPRTHLEFAMQFAQDHGIPLRVVQTAEMDRAEYVKNDGARCFHCKDELFLTMEGVLRETGITAMAYGRNRDDSGDFRPGQKAAEQHNAVAPLNDAGLGKQEIRALAQAANLTVWDRPASACLSSRLEYGRPVTAEALRQVEEAEESLLALGFRQLRVRHHGDLARVEIERSELASALSLDMMAKITQRVKAAGFTYVTLDTEGYRSGSMNALLPVSSLVAGTKTHAA, encoded by the coding sequence ATGGCATCCCACGACAACAGCCAACTCGAACTCCACCGCACGGCACTCCAGCAGGAGCTGCGGCGCTACGACCGGCTCGCTGTCGCGTACAGCGGCGGCGTGGACTCGGCATATCTCGCATGGGAGGCCTGCCAGGTGCTGGGCGATCGCATGCTCGCGGTTATTGCCGATTCGCCGAGTCTGCCGCGCACACATCTTGAGTTCGCCATGCAGTTCGCGCAGGACCATGGCATTCCACTACGCGTGGTGCAGACCGCTGAGATGGACCGCGCGGAGTACGTAAAGAACGACGGCGCGCGCTGCTTTCATTGCAAGGATGAACTCTTCCTGACCATGGAAGGCGTGCTGCGCGAGACCGGCATTACCGCCATGGCCTACGGCCGAAACCGCGACGACAGCGGAGACTTTCGCCCCGGCCAGAAGGCCGCGGAGCAGCACAACGCAGTCGCTCCGCTGAACGATGCAGGTTTGGGCAAGCAGGAGATTCGCGCGCTGGCGCAGGCTGCGAATCTGACCGTCTGGGATCGACCTGCGTCCGCCTGCTTATCGTCGCGTCTCGAATACGGACGGCCTGTCACCGCAGAGGCTCTGCGACAGGTCGAGGAAGCGGAAGAGTCGTTGCTCGCGCTCGGCTTTCGGCAACTGCGTGTGCGTCACCACGGTGACCTGGCACGCGTTGAGATTGAGCGCAGCGAGCTTGCCTCCGCACTATCGCTGGACATGATGGCAAAGATCACCCAGCGCGTGAAGGCCGCAGGCTTCACCTACGTGACGCTGGATACCGAGGGCTATCGCAGCGGCAGCATGAACGCCCTGCTGCCCGTATCGAGCCTGGTTGCAGGGACGAAGACTCATGCAGCATAA
- the uxaC gene encoding glucuronate isomerase: MALLHDDRLFPADPTTRDIARRLYATVRNLPIISPHGHTNAGWFTSNEAFPDPAKLFIQPDHYVHRMLYSQGVRLEELEIGKPVIENPRAVWHIFAKHYYLFRGTPSRLWLDYAFQEQFGMTERLSEKTADLYFDTISEKLATPEFRPRALFESFKMEVLATTDAATDPLTDIQTLRAGDWKGRIIPTFRPDSVVDPEFAGFLENIDKLGQISNEDTSSWKGYLNALRKQRERFKSLGATATDHGHPTARTADLDDEECEALFATILNGDADEDDAEIFRAQMLTEMAKMSVEDGLVMQIHPGSMRNHNFEIFEKFGRDMGADIPTATDYVHALQPMLDIVGNERDLTIILFTLDETVFSRELAPLAGHYPALRLGPPWWFHDSFEGMMRFRETATETAGFYNTVGFNDDTRAFLSIPARHDVARRTDCAFLARLVAEHRLDEDEAFTLAQDLTVNLVRAAYKL, from the coding sequence ATGGCCCTGCTGCACGATGACCGGCTGTTTCCGGCAGACCCCACTACCCGCGACATCGCACGCCGGCTGTATGCGACGGTGCGCAACCTACCGATCATCAGCCCGCATGGTCACACGAATGCCGGCTGGTTCACCTCGAATGAGGCGTTCCCCGATCCTGCGAAGCTCTTCATCCAGCCCGACCACTATGTCCATCGCATGCTGTACAGCCAGGGCGTGCGCCTGGAAGAGCTGGAGATCGGCAAGCCGGTGATTGAGAATCCGCGCGCCGTCTGGCATATCTTCGCCAAGCACTACTACCTGTTTCGTGGCACGCCGTCGCGCCTGTGGCTGGATTACGCCTTCCAGGAGCAGTTCGGCATGACCGAGCGCCTGAGCGAAAAGACCGCCGACCTGTACTTCGACACCATCAGCGAGAAGCTGGCAACGCCGGAGTTCCGGCCACGCGCGCTGTTCGAAAGCTTCAAGATGGAAGTGCTGGCGACGACCGATGCCGCCACCGATCCTCTGACGGACATTCAGACCCTGCGCGCAGGCGACTGGAAGGGCCGCATCATTCCCACCTTCCGTCCGGACTCCGTGGTCGACCCTGAATTTGCAGGGTTCCTCGAGAACATCGACAAGCTTGGCCAGATCAGCAATGAAGATACCTCTTCCTGGAAGGGATATCTCAACGCCCTGCGCAAGCAGCGAGAACGCTTCAAGTCCCTCGGCGCGACGGCCACCGATCACGGCCATCCTACCGCTCGCACTGCCGACCTGGATGACGAGGAGTGCGAGGCACTCTTCGCCACCATTTTGAACGGCGATGCCGACGAAGATGACGCCGAGATCTTCCGCGCGCAGATGCTGACGGAGATGGCGAAGATGTCGGTCGAAGACGGCCTCGTCATGCAGATCCACCCGGGCAGCATGCGCAACCATAACTTCGAGATCTTCGAGAAGTTCGGCCGCGACATGGGCGCGGACATCCCGACGGCAACGGACTATGTGCACGCGCTGCAGCCCATGCTCGACATCGTGGGCAATGAGCGTGACCTGACGATCATCCTGTTCACGTTGGACGAGACCGTGTTCAGCCGCGAGCTGGCGCCTCTGGCGGGTCACTATCCCGCGCTGCGACTGGGACCGCCGTGGTGGTTCCATGACAGCTTCGAAGGCATGATGCGCTTCCGCGAGACAGCGACCGAAACCGCCGGCTTCTACAACACGGTGGGCTTCAACGACGACACACGCGCCTTCCTGTCGATTCCGGCACGGCACGATGTGGCTCGCCGTACGGACTGCGCGTTCCTGGCTCGGCTGGTAGCGGAGCATCGTCTGGATGAGGACGAGGCCTTCACCCTGGCGCAGGATCTGACGGTGAACCTGGTGCGAGCGGCTTACAAGTTGTAA
- a CDS encoding tagaturonate epimerase family protein, with product MQLPKFSLGMGDRFAHQAKAQLQACILGAEAGADVAPVWNKSNREHLIIGSEPSGTRSAADAAVKELGWTKPYFLDADHINLKTYERFVAPCDFFTIDVADNIGQKSDDAEIAKFVARHPELIGEITIPGIDKPFSLDKAFVEKTAKQFLAAVQHAAEIYKAVVDKKGNEDFVAEISMDETDAPQTPPELLIILAAIADEKLPIQTIAPKFTGRFNKGVDYVGDVPQFDKEFREDLATIAYAIDKYGLPANLKLSVHSGSDKFSIYQSIREALKDTGAGVHVKTAGTTWLEELIGLAEAGGDALALAKEVYAEAFAHSEELCAPYATVIDIKTANLPSPETVNGWTSEQYVRALRHDENDEQYNPDLRQLLHVGFKVAAKMGARYTDALEANEAVVARNVTTNLFDRHIKPIFIG from the coding sequence ATGCAGCTACCCAAGTTTTCGCTCGGTATGGGCGACCGTTTTGCACATCAGGCCAAGGCGCAGTTACAAGCCTGCATCCTGGGTGCAGAGGCTGGCGCCGATGTCGCGCCGGTATGGAACAAGAGCAATCGCGAGCACCTGATCATTGGCAGTGAACCCAGCGGTACGCGATCCGCGGCGGATGCAGCTGTGAAGGAACTGGGCTGGACCAAGCCTTACTTCCTCGATGCCGATCACATCAACCTGAAGACCTACGAGCGCTTCGTTGCGCCGTGCGATTTCTTCACCATCGACGTGGCGGACAACATCGGCCAGAAGAGCGATGACGCGGAGATTGCCAAGTTCGTCGCGCGTCATCCGGAGTTGATCGGCGAGATCACAATCCCCGGAATCGACAAGCCCTTCTCACTGGACAAGGCCTTCGTTGAGAAGACCGCGAAGCAGTTCTTGGCAGCCGTGCAGCACGCTGCGGAGATTTACAAGGCGGTCGTGGACAAGAAGGGCAACGAGGACTTCGTCGCAGAGATCAGTATGGACGAGACGGATGCACCGCAGACGCCGCCCGAGCTTCTCATCATCCTCGCCGCCATCGCCGATGAGAAGCTGCCGATCCAGACCATTGCACCCAAGTTCACCGGCCGCTTCAATAAGGGCGTGGATTACGTGGGCGATGTGCCGCAATTCGACAAGGAGTTCCGCGAGGACCTGGCCACGATCGCCTACGCCATCGACAAGTACGGCCTGCCCGCGAACCTGAAGCTCAGCGTTCACTCGGGTTCCGATAAGTTCTCGATCTACCAGTCGATCCGCGAAGCACTGAAGGACACGGGCGCTGGCGTTCACGTAAAGACTGCCGGCACCACCTGGCTGGAAGAGCTCATCGGTCTGGCAGAAGCAGGCGGTGATGCCCTCGCTCTGGCGAAGGAAGTCTATGCCGAAGCCTTCGCGCACTCCGAAGAACTCTGCGCACCGTACGCAACCGTCATCGACATCAAGACGGCAAACCTGCCATCGCCTGAGACCGTCAACGGCTGGACGAGCGAGCAGTACGTGCGCGCGCTGCGCCATGACGAGAATGACGAGCAGTACAATCCGGACCTGCGCCAGTTGCTGCACGTCGGCTTCAAGGTTGCAGCAAAGATGGGCGCACGTTATACCGATGCGCTGGAAGCGAACGAGGCAGTGGTCGCGCGCAACGTGACAACGAACCTTTTCGACCGGCACATCAAGCCGATCTTCATCGGCTAA